From the Halorhabdus utahensis DSM 12940 genome, one window contains:
- a CDS encoding ring-cleaving dioxygenase, with the protein MTETPGIHHVTAIASDPQQNLEFYTDTLGLRLVKQSVNQDDTSVYHLFYGDRTGSPGTSMTFFPYPGARPGQVGTGQVSTTAFTIPADAVEYWVDRLEEAGVDADEPRERFGETVIPFRDPDGLPLELVGVADAPAGDPPAGSVPPERAIRGFYGVALSLEDTESTVRLLEEMGYEATDEEGERTRYEAPVDLGAVVDLVAEPDRGRGQPGAGTVHHVAFRVTRDTQADWRDQLQRLGLRPTEIVDRKWFESVYTRTPGGVLFEYATAEPGYTVDEDVEELGERLVLPEWFEDRREEIEAGLPTLSIDE; encoded by the coding sequence ATGACCGAGACTCCGGGAATTCATCACGTGACTGCCATCGCGAGCGATCCCCAGCAGAACCTCGAGTTTTACACCGACACGCTTGGCCTTCGACTGGTCAAGCAAAGCGTCAACCAGGACGACACGTCCGTCTATCACCTCTTCTACGGCGACCGCACGGGTTCGCCGGGCACCAGCATGACGTTCTTCCCGTACCCGGGAGCGCGGCCCGGTCAGGTTGGGACCGGCCAGGTGAGTACCACGGCGTTCACGATCCCGGCCGACGCCGTCGAGTACTGGGTCGACCGACTCGAGGAGGCGGGCGTCGACGCTGACGAACCCCGCGAGCGCTTCGGCGAGACCGTGATCCCGTTCCGTGATCCCGACGGCCTCCCGCTGGAACTCGTCGGCGTCGCGGACGCGCCGGCAGGCGACCCGCCCGCCGGATCAGTCCCGCCCGAGCGAGCGATCCGTGGGTTCTATGGGGTTGCGCTCTCGCTCGAAGACACCGAAAGCACGGTCAGGCTCCTCGAAGAGATGGGGTACGAGGCCACGGACGAGGAGGGTGAACGGACGCGCTACGAGGCACCCGTCGATCTCGGGGCCGTCGTCGACCTCGTCGCCGAGCCCGACCGCGGCCGTGGGCAGCCGGGGGCGGGGACCGTCCACCACGTCGCCTTTCGCGTAACTCGCGACACGCAGGCTGACTGGCGCGACCAACTCCAACGTCTCGGGCTTCGCCCGACCGAGATTGTCGATCGAAAATGGTTCGAGTCGGTGTACACCCGGACGCCGGGCGGCGTGCTCTTCGAGTACGCGACGGCGGAGCCGGGCTACACCGTCGACGAGGACGTCGAGGAACTGGGCGAGCGACTCGTCCTCCCGGAGTGGTTCGAGGACCGCCGTGAGGAGATCGAGGCCGGGCTACCGACACTGTCGATCGACGAGTGA
- a CDS encoding type II/IV secretion system ATPase subunit yields MSEPHRRTDQEAGTLSGTATSTAEADESVGRLGSAKEWLVRVARVLAGSQVAVENYDPRRHDHLTDFGGLAGMDEIDRYWLNAPYAFASINYDPERDEHRYHVVEPGLDDFERDLLDRLFEDVRDPLLYRADVDEDPEGALLAELRDRLEEYGVDVRIETVHRLFYYLFREFQGYGKIDPLMHDPAIEDISCDGASLPIFVYHDAYTDVETNITYDESELENLVVQLAQRSGRHISVADPVVSTTLPDGSRIELALGTEVTPRGSAFTIRKYAEDPFTPIDLLKYGTFNREMLAYLWLAIEHNKSLLFAGGTAAGKTTSMNAVSMFIPPRAKVLTIEDTRELSLYHDNWLSSVTRERFDEDDISMYDLLRSALRHRPEYIVVGEVRGEEAITLFQAMNTGHTTFSTMHADSVQTVINRLENEPINVPRPMVQSLDILAVQVLTRQGDERVRRAKTLAEIEGIDQRTGELDYANAYEWQPTADGYAERDSSLLEDIREERGWSQAELLRELEDRERFLAYLLEEDVTDYRRFTSFVNRYYADKDAVLSTIEAQPDTE; encoded by the coding sequence ATGTCTGAACCCCATCGTCGTACTGATCAGGAGGCGGGAACGCTGTCGGGAACAGCCACAAGCACGGCCGAAGCGGACGAATCGGTCGGCCGCCTGGGTTCGGCGAAAGAGTGGCTCGTCCGGGTCGCGCGCGTCCTCGCCGGATCGCAGGTCGCCGTCGAGAACTACGATCCGCGAAGGCACGATCACCTGACGGATTTCGGCGGGCTTGCGGGGATGGACGAGATCGACCGGTACTGGCTCAACGCCCCGTATGCGTTCGCCTCGATCAACTACGATCCCGAGCGCGACGAACACCGGTATCACGTCGTCGAACCCGGACTCGACGATTTCGAACGTGACCTGCTGGACCGACTGTTCGAGGACGTCCGTGATCCGCTGCTCTATCGCGCCGACGTCGACGAGGACCCGGAAGGGGCCCTGCTTGCGGAACTCCGGGACCGCCTCGAAGAGTACGGCGTCGACGTCCGGATCGAGACGGTCCATCGACTGTTCTATTATCTCTTCAGGGAGTTCCAGGGCTACGGCAAGATCGACCCGCTGATGCACGATCCTGCGATCGAGGACATCTCGTGTGACGGCGCGAGTTTGCCGATCTTCGTCTATCACGACGCTTACACTGACGTCGAGACGAACATCACATACGACGAGTCCGAACTCGAAAATCTCGTGGTTCAACTCGCCCAGCGGTCGGGTCGGCATATCAGCGTCGCCGATCCCGTCGTCTCGACGACGCTGCCGGACGGCTCCCGGATCGAACTCGCCCTGGGGACGGAAGTAACTCCGCGCGGGTCGGCCTTTACCATCCGGAAGTACGCGGAGGACCCGTTCACACCGATCGACCTCCTCAAGTACGGAACCTTCAACCGGGAGATGCTCGCGTATCTCTGGCTCGCGATCGAGCACAACAAGTCGCTGCTGTTCGCCGGCGGGACCGCAGCCGGGAAGACGACGTCGATGAACGCGGTCTCGATGTTCATCCCTCCGCGGGCGAAAGTACTCACCATCGAGGACACGCGGGAACTCTCGCTGTATCACGACAACTGGCTGTCCTCGGTCACCCGCGAGCGCTTCGACGAGGACGACATCTCGATGTACGACCTGCTGCGGTCGGCACTCCGGCACCGTCCGGAGTACATCGTGGTCGGCGAGGTGCGTGGCGAGGAAGCGATCACGCTGTTCCAGGCGATGAACACGGGCCACACGACGTTCTCGACGATGCACGCCGACTCGGTCCAGACGGTCATCAATCGCCTGGAGAACGAGCCGATCAACGTGCCCCGGCCGATGGTCCAGAGCCTGGACATTCTGGCCGTCCAGGTGTTGACGCGTCAGGGCGACGAGCGGGTTCGCCGGGCGAAGACGCTGGCCGAGATCGAAGGCATCGACCAGCGAACGGGCGAACTCGATTACGCCAACGCCTACGAGTGGCAACCGACCGCGGACGGCTACGCGGAGCGTGATTCTTCGCTGCTCGAAGATATCCGTGAGGAACGCGGCTGGAGTCAGGCCGAACTCCTTCGGGAACTCGAGGATCGTGAACGCTTCCTCGCCTATCTCCTGGAGGAAGACGTCACGGACTATCGCCGGTTTACGTCGTTCGTGAACCGATACTACGCCGATAAGGACGCTGTCCTCTCGACGATCGAGGCGCAGCCGGACACGGAGTGA
- a CDS encoding winged helix-turn-helix transcriptional regulator: MSPTTVADEKTVEEQNAAACPVVEAVEAIGSEWRLIVLHELVGGEQRFNELKRSTGASSRTLSRVLDDLEETGLVDRRVEEKPIATYYSLTDRGQALCPVFDELEAWADEWIDGIEA; the protein is encoded by the coding sequence ATGTCACCGACGACAGTAGCCGACGAGAAGACGGTCGAGGAGCAAAACGCCGCGGCCTGTCCGGTCGTCGAAGCGGTCGAAGCGATCGGTTCGGAGTGGCGACTCATCGTCCTCCACGAACTCGTGGGCGGCGAGCAACGGTTCAACGAACTCAAGCGATCGACGGGCGCGAGCTCGCGGACACTCTCGCGTGTCCTCGACGACCTGGAGGAAACGGGACTCGTCGACCGCCGCGTCGAGGAGAAGCCGATCGCGACCTACTACTCGCTGACCGACCGGGGACAGGCGCTATGTCCCGTCTTCGACGAACTCGAAGCGTGGGCAGACGAGTGGATCGACGGCATCGAGGCGTAG
- a CDS encoding type II secretion system F family protein codes for MSLTGYLPLIGALALAGMLGLTRVSPHADRVFTRVARQYFSQHIEESPVRKRLLASAYVETTYRVYAAKTYLYTALAALIGGVVGVYVVGGALVVIPTIAAVLADLPSVMGDALGNRNLEIVLPADQVFIVLTAGGVVLGALSAVVTYVARWQLPAGTAEVRRRGINEALPRTVAFTYALSRGGLAFPDVMRTLGRNREIYGDAADEVSVAVREMDVFGTDMISAIRRTAHRSPSDTFRTFGENLASVLASGQHIPAFLEDQYDRLQEEAEQRQEEVLELLATIAEAYVTTLVAGVLFLLTILLVFGLTVTETLPFLQLLTYLIIPLSNALFVVFLVQKLEELGVARESGVAALEGGSPDQNAPQTPTATADGGHLRRLSAGRSQLALYDRISRFKRVLRRPAQTIIWNPTRIFYLTVPIALVWVALRAPGTITGYGFNLRLADDLLVQTTLFLIGTFAVVREIYSRRIDRIEAATPELLERLASLNEAGMSFVESLDRVRDSDLGVLTDEVDRIWTDISMGANSPDALRRFGQRVRTASIARVVTLLMHAMRASGRLGPVLRIASSQARSDLELRRERRQQMFTYLVVIYVSFFVFLVIIFAVEEVLVPSLPDNVPVPESNRLGVDVSAFARLGQVNKPAYTLIFLHAALIQAVLSGLVAGLLGEGTIKDGAKHAAILLGIAYVAILVATSPVASLTMQSQETLGDGVTIGSVSTSEGGFVVIHERTADGDIVGHTGYLPSGEHTNVRVQLDETLQRQTTLVAVPYLDSDGDGRFTVGTDQPYATGGDPVAVDADITPVET; via the coding sequence ATGAGTCTCACGGGATACCTGCCGCTGATCGGCGCACTCGCGCTGGCTGGAATGCTTGGGCTGACCCGCGTCAGTCCCCATGCCGACAGAGTGTTCACCCGTGTCGCCCGCCAGTATTTCAGCCAGCACATCGAGGAGTCACCGGTCCGCAAGCGTCTGCTGGCGTCGGCATACGTCGAGACGACCTATCGCGTATACGCGGCCAAGACGTACCTCTACACCGCGCTCGCGGCCCTCATCGGCGGTGTCGTCGGGGTCTATGTCGTTGGCGGAGCGCTGGTGGTCATTCCGACGATCGCCGCCGTCCTCGCGGATCTCCCGTCGGTCATGGGCGACGCCCTGGGTAACCGGAATCTCGAGATCGTTCTCCCGGCCGACCAGGTGTTTATCGTCCTGACCGCCGGTGGCGTCGTGCTCGGAGCGCTTTCGGCGGTCGTGACCTACGTGGCACGCTGGCAACTCCCGGCAGGGACCGCCGAGGTTCGCCGTCGCGGCATCAACGAAGCGCTCCCTCGGACGGTCGCGTTCACCTACGCCCTCTCCAGGGGTGGGCTCGCGTTCCCGGACGTGATGCGGACACTCGGACGCAACCGGGAAATCTACGGGGACGCGGCCGACGAGGTGAGCGTCGCCGTCCGGGAGATGGACGTCTTCGGGACGGACATGATCTCGGCGATCAGGCGCACGGCCCACCGGAGTCCGAGCGACACGTTCCGGACGTTCGGCGAGAACCTCGCGAGCGTGCTCGCCAGCGGGCAACACATCCCCGCGTTCCTCGAAGACCAGTACGACCGCCTTCAGGAGGAGGCCGAACAGCGCCAGGAAGAGGTCCTGGAACTGCTCGCAACGATTGCCGAGGCGTACGTCACGACGCTCGTGGCCGGTGTCCTGTTTTTGCTCACGATCCTGCTGGTGTTCGGGCTGACGGTGACCGAAACGCTGCCCTTCCTGCAGTTGCTCACGTATCTCATCATTCCGCTGTCGAATGCCCTGTTCGTCGTCTTTCTCGTCCAGAAACTCGAGGAACTCGGTGTCGCCCGCGAGAGTGGCGTCGCCGCACTCGAGGGTGGCTCCCCGGACCAGAACGCCCCTCAGACGCCGACTGCGACCGCGGATGGGGGTCATCTCAGGCGGTTGTCGGCCGGCCGATCACAGCTCGCCCTGTACGACCGAATCAGTCGATTCAAGCGCGTGCTTCGCCGTCCAGCCCAGACTATCATCTGGAACCCAACCCGGATTTTCTACCTGACCGTTCCGATCGCACTGGTGTGGGTGGCTCTTCGTGCACCGGGGACGATCACGGGCTACGGCTTCAATCTCAGGCTGGCCGACGACCTGCTCGTCCAGACCACGCTCTTTCTGATCGGGACCTTCGCCGTCGTCCGTGAGATCTACTCCCGGCGGATCGATCGGATTGAGGCCGCCACGCCCGAGTTGCTCGAACGCCTGGCGAGTCTCAACGAGGCGGGGATGTCCTTCGTCGAAAGTCTCGACCGGGTGCGTGACTCGGATCTCGGTGTGCTGACTGACGAGGTCGATCGCATCTGGACGGACATTTCGATGGGTGCCAATTCGCCCGACGCCCTCCGACGCTTCGGCCAGCGCGTCAGGACCGCATCGATCGCTCGGGTCGTCACCCTTCTCATGCACGCGATGCGGGCGAGCGGTCGCCTGGGTCCCGTGCTCCGGATCGCGTCCTCCCAGGCCCGTTCGGATCTCGAACTCCGGCGGGAACGTCGCCAGCAGATGTTCACCTACCTGGTCGTGATCTACGTCTCGTTTTTCGTCTTTCTGGTCATCATCTTCGCCGTCGAGGAGGTGCTCGTCCCGAGTCTGCCGGATAACGTCCCGGTCCCCGAATCCAATCGCCTGGGCGTCGACGTCAGCGCGTTCGCCCGCCTCGGGCAGGTCAACAAGCCGGCCTACACGTTGATTTTTCTGCACGCCGCGTTGATTCAGGCCGTCCTCTCGGGATTGGTTGCTGGACTCCTCGGCGAGGGTACCATCAAGGATGGCGCGAAACACGCCGCGATACTGCTCGGGATCGCGTACGTCGCGATCCTGGTCGCGACCTCGCCCGTGGCCTCGCTGACGATGCAGAGCCAGGAGACGCTCGGCGATGGCGTCACGATCGGCTCGGTCTCGACGTCTGAAGGTGGGTTCGTCGTGATCCACGAGCGGACCGCCGATGGCGATATCGTTGGTCACACCGGCTACCTGCCGTCGGGCGAACACACGAACGTCCGTGTCCAACTCGACGAGACGTTACAGCGCCAGACCACGCTCGTGGCCGTGCCGTATCTCGATAGCGACGGCGACGGGCGCTTCACCGTCGGTACCGACCAGCCCTACGCGACGGGCGGCGACCCAGTGGCTGTCGACGCAGACATCACACCGGTCGAAACGTGA
- a CDS encoding DoxX family protein: MAFTGTEGIVLLAGRILFGIVLAFMGLNHFMQREQMTGYAEYKGLPAPGFSVIASGIVLIAGGVGVLAGVYPVVGAVALAGFLLISAVTMHDFWAVPEEDQQDEMTAFLKNFVMAGGALVVAAAGTQSWAYSVGIGLF; encoded by the coding sequence ATGGCGTTCACCGGCACCGAGGGGATCGTACTACTCGCCGGACGGATACTGTTCGGGATTGTGCTTGCGTTCATGGGGCTCAATCACTTCATGCAGCGCGAGCAGATGACAGGCTATGCTGAATACAAGGGACTTCCTGCGCCGGGGTTCTCGGTAATCGCCTCGGGCATCGTGTTGATCGCTGGTGGAGTGGGCGTTCTCGCCGGCGTCTACCCGGTGGTCGGCGCGGTCGCACTCGCCGGGTTCCTCCTGATTTCGGCCGTCACGATGCACGACTTCTGGGCCGTCCCCGAGGAAGACCAGCAAGACGAGATGACGGCGTTTCTGAAGAACTTCGTGATGGCTGGCGGCGCGCTCGTCGTCGCAGCCGCGGGAACCCAGTCGTGGGCCTATAGCGTCGGTATCGGGCTGTTCTGA